The DNA segment TATAAGCTTTTAATATATCTAATTCATTTTCAACAATGGGTTTTTTTAAAGGTTCTAACTTTAAAAGCTCATTTGGTATTTGCACCTTTTGAATTTGAACCTTGGTTAAAACTTGTGTTTTATTCGAACAACCTATCAAGCATAGTATTAAAAAGCTTAGTAGTGTTGGTTTCATTACTTTTGGATATATAGTTTTTAACATCATCAACCTTTGTTTTGATTTGATTTTTTTGAATGTTTGCATTAGTAAGTACTTTTAATTCTTGCTCGTGTCTTATTTTCAACTCCCGAGTAATCCTCGTGAGTTCATTATTAATTCCTAAAGCTAAATTTAAATCACTTTGACTTTTTTCTAATCTTGCATTTGTGCTATCTAGTTTTAAATATAAAAACACATTAAGTGCAAGCATTAAAGCTAAAGCAATATAAAGCTTTGTATTTCCAAATAAAAATGACATATTGTTTGTAGTTTAAAGTAGGTTTTTGTATAATACTTTCAAGGGTTAGCCGTAGGTCTGACCCCCTATGGCTTAATCTAACCCTAGAAAGTAGGTGATTAATTTAAGCTTACAATCCACATAATCTCTACAATTATACTACTAAGTATGATTATAGTCAAGGCTTATTAACCTTGTTCCCCTTTTTTTAAGGGGATTATGTGGTAACCTACTTTAAATTTACTCCTTTCTTAATTTTTAAGCATAAGTCCATCGTGCTTTTTTGCCACGCGTATCAATATGCACAAAACCCATGTAAGGATTATCAAAATTATGCTTTATGGCAATTCCTAAAGGTTTATCATCATATGTTTTTAAAATATACTCATGCACATCTTCTGTTTTAACACCTTTAATTATAAAGTCCGCTGCACTTCCTGTGGTATGTTGACTTTTAGTAGCTCCTCCAACTTTAGCATTATGCTTGGGGCATCTATATCCACTATTTATAATCAAAGGTGAGTTAAAATGCTCTCTAATTTCACAAAGTATATCTATAAGCTCATCACTTGGAACATTAGCAGGCAATTCACACTTACCACATTTGCACTTAAATTCATTTTCTTTAAAATATTCATTTTTTTTCATTCATTCTCCTTTTGTGTAATTAAAAATAAATTAGCAAATTGTCCATAATCACTAAATAAATTATTTTGTTCATCATTGGCACTAGTATTACTTTGATAATAAGCTTTATAATAATCATCAAAAATATATCCAGCGTGATTTTCATCTTCTTTAGCGGTGCCAAAAGGTGGTAAAACTTGAGTGTTAAAAGGTATGGTTTCTTTAATCTCATCACCCTTAGCAACAATTTTTTCGACACTTAGACTATGAATATATACTTGTCCGTAATATCCAGTCCCTCTTACAAAAAATTTATTAGGTACTTCATCATTAAAAAGTATGATTTCAACTTCATATTCACCACTTTGATTCCATAAACAACAAGTATAATAAGATTGCTCATTTGCAGCACTATCATCAAAATTAAAATACCTTGCTAAAGAATTATGAATATTATGTCCTGAGGCTGGATATATTCCTGTAGTTTTAATTTTCCCTAAAACTTCATCTTTAGCTAATACCTGAGAGATACAATCTCCTCTTTGAGGTTGAGAAGTAGATGAAGTTCCTCCTATTCCACTTTTTTTGATTATAAAGTTACCTTC comes from the Campylobacter insulaenigrae NCTC 12927 genome and includes:
- a CDS encoding peptidase, M15 family; translated protein: MKKNEYFKENEFKCKCGKCELPANVPSDELIDILCEIREHFNSPLIINSGYRCPKHNAKVGGATKSQHTTGSAADFIIKGVKTEDVHEYILKTYDDKPLGIAIKHNFDNPYMGFVHIDTRGKKARWTYA